In one window of Gossypium arboreum isolate Shixiya-1 chromosome 4, ASM2569848v2, whole genome shotgun sequence DNA:
- the LOC108457883 gene encoding E3 ubiquitin-protein ligase AIRP2 isoform X2 produces MRLSYSPVAHFFLFLVQWTDCHLAGALGFLRILIYKAYADGKTTMSIHERKASIREFYGVIFPSLLQLSRGITDVDDRKQKEICASKFTKRDELNKGKVSEIDLEREEECGICMEMRSKIVLPTCNHSMCMKCYRTWRIRSQSCPFCRDSLKRVDSGDLWIYTSKNDIVDLASISRDNMKRLFMYIDKLPQIVPDPKIVSYDPQHQR; encoded by the exons ATGAGATTATCTTACAGTCCAGTTGCACATTTCTTCCTTTTCCTTGTTCAGTGGACTGATTGTCATCTTGCTGGTGCCTTGGGGTTTCTCAGGATTCTTATATACAAG GCGTATGCTGATGGTAAAACCACCATGTCTATTCATGAAAGGAAAGCTAGCATAAGAGAATTCTATG GGGTGATCTTTCCCTCGTTATTGCAACTATCTCGAGGAATTACGGATGTGGATGACAGGAAACAGAAGGAAATTTGCGCTTCAAAGTTCACGAAAAGAGATGAACTGAATAAAGGAAAGGTCTCCGAAATCGACTTAGAGAGGGAAGAAGAATGTGGGATTTGCATGGAGATGCGCAGCAAGATTGTGTTGCCCACATGCAACCATTCAATGTGTATGAAATGCTACCGAACCTG GCGAATAAGGTCACAGTCATGCCCCTTCTGTAGGGACAGCTTGAAAAGAGTGGATTCGGGTGATCTTTGGATATATACAAGCAAAAATGACATTGTTGATTTAGCTTCAATCTCGAGGGATAATATGAAGCGTCTTTTCATGTATATTGATAAGTTGCCGCAGATTGTTCCAGATCCAAAGATTGTTTCTTATGATCCACAGCATCAACGTTGA
- the LOC108457883 gene encoding E3 ubiquitin-protein ligase AIRP2 isoform X1 has product MRKSFKDSLKALEADIQFANTLASDYPREYDGACLQMRLSYSPVAHFFLFLVQWTDCHLAGALGFLRILIYKAYADGKTTMSIHERKASIREFYGVIFPSLLQLSRGITDVDDRKQKEICASKFTKRDELNKGKVSEIDLEREEECGICMEMRSKIVLPTCNHSMCMKCYRTWRIRSQSCPFCRDSLKRVDSGDLWIYTSKNDIVDLASISRDNMKRLFMYIDKLPQIVPDPKIVSYDPQHQR; this is encoded by the exons GGCTTCTGATTATCCAAGAGAATATGATGGTGCCTGCCTTCAGATGAGATTATCTTACAGTCCAGTTGCACATTTCTTCCTTTTCCTTGTTCAGTGGACTGATTGTCATCTTGCTGGTGCCTTGGGGTTTCTCAGGATTCTTATATACAAG GCGTATGCTGATGGTAAAACCACCATGTCTATTCATGAAAGGAAAGCTAGCATAAGAGAATTCTATG GGGTGATCTTTCCCTCGTTATTGCAACTATCTCGAGGAATTACGGATGTGGATGACAGGAAACAGAAGGAAATTTGCGCTTCAAAGTTCACGAAAAGAGATGAACTGAATAAAGGAAAGGTCTCCGAAATCGACTTAGAGAGGGAAGAAGAATGTGGGATTTGCATGGAGATGCGCAGCAAGATTGTGTTGCCCACATGCAACCATTCAATGTGTATGAAATGCTACCGAACCTG GCGAATAAGGTCACAGTCATGCCCCTTCTGTAGGGACAGCTTGAAAAGAGTGGATTCGGGTGATCTTTGGATATATACAAGCAAAAATGACATTGTTGATTTAGCTTCAATCTCGAGGGATAATATGAAGCGTCTTTTCATGTATATTGATAAGTTGCCGCAGATTGTTCCAGATCCAAAGATTGTTTCTTATGATCCACAGCATCAACGTTGA